In Kutzneria kofuensis, the DNA window GGAAGCGTCACGGTCCTTCTCGCGCCACCCGCCCGGTTCCGGGACGGGCGACCCCTTGCCACTCACCCGCCCCCGCTTCGGCGGGCGACTCTCCCCCTTGGTGCTCACCCGCCCCGCTCTCCCCGAGCGGCGGGGCGGGCGGTCCCTCACCCCCGGTCCGTGGCCCCCTCCGGCCTAGACCGCGATCTGGTCGCGCTGCTCCCGGCGGCGCTGCCGCTGCTCGATCGGGTAGAAGTCGTCGAGGAAGCGGGTGTTGTCGCGGGTCCAGCGAACCCGCTCGGACAGCTCGTCGTTGCCGACCTGCTGGCGGCTCGCGGTGCGGACCTCCTGCCAGCCGTAGATCGCGGCCAGCACGCCGCCGGCCATCACCACGGCCAGCGCCACGGCGACGACGCCGCTGACGTGGACCTGGGTCAGCAGCACCACCATGGCCCAGAGCTGCACCGCGGTGAACAGCGTGGTCAGGACGACACGGGCGAAGACTCGGTTGTAGGGTCGGCGCTCCTCGTTCTGAGTGTTCATCTCTGGTCCCCTCCTCTACCTGCCCGATCAGGCAGATGACACCTTTCTAGACCGGTCGGCGGCGGAGTTCTGCGTCACATGACACACAGCGGAACTTCCACGAGGAAATTTCGCCGTGCACTTGCAGGCCGGACACCTGTGGTTCGCTGTGCGGGTGATGAGTGAACGGATCGGGCCGCCGCTGCGTGGCGACGAGCGGGAGACGCTGCGGGCGTTCCTGGACTTCCACCGGGCGACGCTGGCCCTGAAGTGTGAAGGGTTGAACGACGAGCAGCTACGGCGACAGGCCAGCCCGCCGTCGACGCTGTCGCTGCTCGGGCTGGTGCGGCACATGACCGAGGTGGAGCGGACATGGTTCCGAAGGGTGATGGGCAAGGAGAACGTGGGGCTGGTGTATTCGGAGGAGACGGATTACCAGGCGGCGTACGACGCCTCAGGGGCGACATGGGGCGAGGCCGTTGCCGCCTGGGAGGCGGAGGTGGAGGCGTCGCGGCGGATTGAACGGGAAGCGGAGTCGTTGGATGTGACGGCATACAACGCGCGATGGGAGGAGGAGGTGTCGCTGCGGTTGGTCATGCATCACATGATTCACGAGTATGCGAGGCACAATGGACATGCGGATCTGTTGAGGGAGGCGGTGGACGGGGTGACGGGGGTGTAGCGGCGGGAGGTGGCGGGCTTTCCGTGTCGGATCGCGTGGATTTGGCGTGGAGCCTCTGGACGATGGCACTCAGGGCTGTTTAGGGGCAGGCAGAGCCTGCCCTGAGTCGCTGTCAATTGTATGCCATCGTCCACCTCCACACAAAATCCACGCTTGGCTTCACCGCTTCACCGCTTCACCGCTTCACCGTTTCCCGACCCCGCTTCCCCCGCTTCACCGCTTGCCGGCCTCGCTTCCCCGCTTCCCACTTCCACGATCCCCCGATCCCCCGCTTCCCACTTCCTCAGTCCCCCGACCCCCATCCCCCAGAACGCGAAGCGCCCAGCGATTATGCATGAAACAATCACCCATTAGTGATTCGAGTTCGATCTTTGGAGCGCGTATTCTAAAGACATGGAAGAACTCACCCTCGACATGGAGAACAAGGAGCCTTGCGGGGCCCTGTTTGACCTGTTGGCGAGGGTGGGCATTCCAGGCCTCTCCGGTCAGGAGAAGGTCACCGCCTACATTCTGGCCGGCAAGATCGCCGCATTCGGCCACGCCATCCAGCTGGAGGTCCTCCACCACGTCGACGACCTCACGGAGTTGGCCATGGCCGGCCATGAACCCGAGCGGGCGTTGGGACAACGCAAGGAATTCAGCCGGGTGGTCGAGACGCTGCCCCGGCTGTTCGCCCAGCTGCGGCGCGGGGAGATCGACCAGCGGCGGCTGGAAGTCGTGGATGAGCGGGTGGCTCACCTGCCCACCCAGGCCCTGATCACCCAGGTCGAAGACACCCTGGTCGAGGTCGCGCCCGGGTTGAACCGCAGCCAACTCGCCCGCCAGACGACGAAACTGGTCGCGCTGGCCGACCCCGACGGCAGCGACCGACGCTGCCAGCAGGCCAAGGCCGAGCGGCGGGTCGAGTTCACGCCGCTGCCGGATGGCATGGCCCAGCTCAAGGCGGTGCTGCCCGCCGTGGAGGCCCGCATGGCCTACGACCTGCTCAACGCCGACGTCGCCGAGCTGCCCCAAGATGACCGGACTACTGATCAGAAGCGGGCCGACGCCTTCCTCGACCGCTTCCTCGCCAACACCAAGGAGCGCCAGGTCCAGGTGCATGTGACGATCCCCGTCGAGACCTTGATCGGGCTGACCAAAGACCCCGGCCTGTTGGACGGCTACGGCCCCATCCCCGCCGAACTCGCCTGCGAACTGGCCATGCAGGGCCCCTGGCGCGGCATCCTGCTCGACGAGTACCGGCACGCCACCGGCATGAGCACCGCCAAGTACCGGCCCACCGCCCCCATGCGGGAGATGGTCAAGATCCACGACGGCGGCACCTGCACCGCCCCCGGCTGCACCAGCCCCATCCGCGAACTCGACCACGTCATCCCCTGGCCCAAAGGCAAAACCACAGCCACCCAACTCAAGGGCCTCTGCTCCTGGCACCACCACCGCAAACACGACAACTACACGGTGACCCTGGATTCCGACGGCACCACCACCTGGACCACACCCCAGGGCCGGGTCCACACCACCCACCCTCACCAATACTGACCCCGCGTTCTTTGACAACTCCACAGGGATTCAGGGCTCAGCGCAGGATCCGAAACCGACCGGGCGCCGCCGGGTCTCGATCGGCGACCTGCACCGGCGGCCAAGCCCATTGCCAGACGTTGATGCCTGGCGTGCGGGAGAACCGGATCAGCCCACGAGTGCCCTCCACTGCGACGTGCGGCCAGGATTCGGCAATGCGCGCCCGGTCCACGCCGTCAGACCGCAGCACATCGGCGAGGACGGCGACCGTGTCGTAGCCCTCGAAGGCCACAAAGGAAGGCGCCTCGCCCAGCCGCTCACGCAACGCCGCCTCCACCCGCACACCGAGCGGCCCCAGGCGCTCGGGCAGGTACCGCAAGAACGGGATCCCAGCGCCATCGCCGCCCAACAGCGTCACCCACTCGGCGAACTCCGGTTGCCCAGCCGGAGCACCGATCATGACCTCGGCCAGCCGCCGGTCACGACGCACCGCCTTGACGATCGACACCGCCGGCTCCGGGTTGCCGACCAGCAGCAGGAGGGCCGTCGCGCCCTTCTCGACGAGTTCGTCGCACACCGCAGTCGGGGCAAGCGCCCGCATGTCGAACTCAACGACCGTGCCGCCACGAGGAGCGAGGTAGTCCCGCAGAATGCCGACGCCAGCCGCCCAATACACGCTCGGCTCGACTGCCACGGCGATTCGACGGTGCCCCGCGCCGAGCAGGAAATCCGCGTAGATCCGCCAGCCGTGCGACTGCGCCGGGGCAACACG includes these proteins:
- a CDS encoding HNH endonuclease translates to MEELTLDMENKEPCGALFDLLARVGIPGLSGQEKVTAYILAGKIAAFGHAIQLEVLHHVDDLTELAMAGHEPERALGQRKEFSRVVETLPRLFAQLRRGEIDQRRLEVVDERVAHLPTQALITQVEDTLVEVAPGLNRSQLARQTTKLVALADPDGSDRRCQQAKAERRVEFTPLPDGMAQLKAVLPAVEARMAYDLLNADVAELPQDDRTTDQKRADAFLDRFLANTKERQVQVHVTIPVETLIGLTKDPGLLDGYGPIPAELACELAMQGPWRGILLDEYRHATGMSTAKYRPTAPMREMVKIHDGGTCTAPGCTSPIRELDHVIPWPKGKTTATQLKGLCSWHHHRKHDNYTVTLDSDGTTTWTTPQGRVHTTHPHQY
- a CDS encoding ABC transporter substrate-binding protein, coding for MNMTEPLGGAGGIGGPPVRIGAFAPLSRPGWVGAGRHLLAGLELAVREVNDGGGVVGRPLELVVRDTAADPQRAVAAVDELAGLGVVALAGEYHSVVGREVAARADALGLPFLCSSAVLDGLTEQPTEWVARVAPAQSHGWRIYADFLLGAGHRRIAVAVEPSVYWAAGVGILRDYLAPRGGTVVEFDMRALAPTAVCDELVEKGATALLLLVGNPEPAVSIVKAVRRDRRLAEVMIGAPAGQPEFAEWVTLLGGDGAGIPFLRYLPERLGPLGVRVEAALRERLGEAPSFVAFEGYDTVAVLADVLRSDGVDRARIAESWPHVAVEGTRGLIRFSRTPGINVWQWAWPPVQVADRDPAAPGRFRILR
- a CDS encoding DinB family protein; protein product: MSERIGPPLRGDERETLRAFLDFHRATLALKCEGLNDEQLRRQASPPSTLSLLGLVRHMTEVERTWFRRVMGKENVGLVYSEETDYQAAYDASGATWGEAVAAWEAEVEASRRIEREAESLDVTAYNARWEEEVSLRLVMHHMIHEYARHNGHADLLREAVDGVTGV